One Calditrichia bacterium DNA window includes the following coding sequences:
- a CDS encoding response regulator translates to MKFRNKKLFVPIRLKLFISFTGTLVLIFGFILSYYPHQQKVKAVQTLRNKVLSMAELLSVGIGIGLATDDFAAFAESIDWAKRDANLSYIVVIDQHDSIFASYNPEKLKLPLNEISKDEVLVSDSHIITLVSIHFDNENYGHLLVGYSLNQLNISIQNERYTTFLISLILLAVGAILSYVISNSITRYLRILANASKQIAAGNYDFEWQSSKITDEISLLSSEFKKMTRQIQTSIQDLKIAREKAEEATLAKSSFLANMSHEIRTPINGVIGMTELLMDTPLNDTQQDFALTIKKSGDTLLTLINDILDFSKIEAGKLELEHVVFDLEDNISVIKNILLPNLIEKNIAFTLTIENNVPKYLFGDPIRVRQILLNFTNNAVKFTSEGTVAITISAAEKKADRVLLKFEVKDTGIGIPQTKLNTLFKSFSQVDPSTTRRFGGTGLGLTIAKKLTKMMNGEVGVKSEEGVGSTFWFSAWFEYRDEKPEELVTKTLPASQHNVTEEIGQRILLVEDNRINQKVAIHTLKKLGFEADIAENGRIAVDMLKKTNYSLVLMDIQMPEMDGVEATSIIRSPDSGVLNPQITIIAMTANAMSGDREKYTNAGMNDYITKPFRRVELKDLLSNYL, encoded by the coding sequence ATGAAATTCAGAAATAAAAAGCTGTTTGTGCCGATTCGGCTAAAGTTGTTCATTAGTTTTACAGGAACGTTGGTTCTTATTTTTGGCTTTATTCTTTCCTATTATCCTCATCAGCAAAAAGTAAAAGCAGTTCAGACATTGCGAAACAAAGTGTTAAGCATGGCTGAGTTGCTCTCTGTTGGAATTGGCATCGGGTTGGCAACAGACGATTTTGCTGCATTTGCAGAATCCATTGATTGGGCAAAGCGCGATGCAAATTTGAGCTACATTGTTGTCATTGACCAACATGATTCCATTTTTGCTTCATACAATCCCGAAAAATTGAAGCTGCCCCTCAATGAAATTTCAAAAGATGAAGTGCTGGTTAGCGATTCACATATCATTACCCTCGTGTCTATCCATTTCGACAATGAAAACTATGGGCATCTGCTGGTGGGATATTCTCTGAATCAACTGAACATATCCATTCAAAATGAACGGTACACAACATTTTTAATTTCGTTAATCCTCCTGGCTGTGGGTGCCATATTGTCATATGTTATCAGTAACAGCATAACACGTTACCTTCGCATACTTGCAAATGCTTCGAAACAAATTGCTGCCGGCAATTATGACTTTGAGTGGCAAAGCTCAAAAATCACCGACGAGATCAGTTTGTTGTCATCTGAATTCAAAAAAATGACACGGCAGATACAAACATCCATTCAGGATTTGAAAATCGCCCGGGAAAAGGCAGAGGAGGCAACTCTGGCAAAGAGTAGTTTTCTCGCCAATATGAGCCATGAAATCCGGACACCCATTAACGGCGTAATCGGGATGACCGAATTACTGATGGATACACCGTTAAATGATACACAGCAGGATTTTGCATTAACGATCAAGAAATCTGGTGATACGCTGTTAACGCTCATCAATGATATCCTCGATTTTTCCAAAATTGAAGCCGGGAAGCTGGAGCTTGAACACGTGGTGTTTGATTTGGAGGATAATATTTCGGTTATCAAAAATATATTATTACCAAATCTTATCGAAAAAAACATCGCGTTTACACTGACCATCGAAAACAATGTTCCGAAATACCTATTTGGTGATCCGATACGGGTTCGGCAAATTTTGTTAAATTTTACCAATAACGCCGTCAAATTTACGAGCGAAGGTACCGTGGCTATTACTATTAGTGCCGCTGAGAAAAAAGCGGATCGGGTTTTATTGAAATTCGAAGTAAAAGACACCGGCATCGGCATTCCGCAAACAAAATTAAATACGCTTTTTAAATCTTTCAGTCAGGTGGATCCCTCCACAACACGGCGTTTTGGCGGAACAGGTTTGGGATTAACAATCGCCAAAAAACTCACAAAAATGATGAATGGTGAAGTGGGTGTCAAGAGCGAGGAAGGTGTTGGCTCTACTTTTTGGTTTTCAGCATGGTTTGAATATCGTGATGAAAAACCGGAGGAATTGGTCACCAAAACATTACCTGCCTCGCAACATAATGTAACAGAAGAAATTGGGCAACGCATTTTGTTGGTAGAGGACAACCGGATTAATCAGAAGGTGGCGATACACACATTAAAAAAACTGGGATTTGAAGCAGATATCGCTGAAAATGGACGAATTGCCGTAGATATGCTCAAAAAAACAAACTATTCGTTGGTGTTGATGGATATCCAAATGCCGGAGATGGATGGTGTTGAAGCGACATCGATTATCCGTTCCCCAGATAGTGGTGTGTTAAATCCACAGATCACAATCATCGCGATGACAGCAAATGCGATGTCCGGCGATCGCGAAAAATACACCAACGCAGGTATGAATGATTATATTACAAAACCTTTCCGGCGGGTTGAATTGAAAGATTTGCTATCCAATTATTTGTAA
- a CDS encoding aminotransferase class I/II-fold pyridoxal phosphate-dependent enzyme, with protein MSKKINTSAVRTQAERSQFREHSVPLYLTSSFVFENAEQARALFADEIDGNIYSRFSNPNVSEFIDKMCKMEKCEAGFAFATGMAAVFGSLGALLQQGDHVLASRSLFGSTHQIFTKILPKWGISHTYVDADKPQDWEKNLQENTKMVFAESPSNPALEVLDLEFIGKFADANNLVFNVDNCFATPVIQNPVDYGAHLVTHSATKFIDGQGRVLGGVVVGKKELIAEIRFFARQTGPAMSPFNAWVLSKSLETLSLRMDRHCASAFHIARELEGHAELDFVKYPFLPSHPQHELARKQMKMGGGLVTFNVKGGYERAKRFIDNVQLCSITANLGDSRTIVTHPASTTHSKLSDAEREAVGIFPGLIRVSVGLEDVADILADILQALEQSK; from the coding sequence ATGAGCAAAAAAATAAACACATCCGCGGTTCGTACGCAGGCGGAGCGTTCGCAATTCCGGGAGCATTCCGTGCCACTGTATCTCACATCCAGCTTTGTTTTTGAGAATGCCGAGCAAGCCCGGGCGCTGTTTGCCGATGAAATCGACGGCAATATTTATTCGCGATTTTCCAACCCAAACGTGTCCGAGTTTATTGACAAAATGTGCAAGATGGAAAAATGCGAAGCCGGATTCGCGTTTGCCACAGGCATGGCGGCGGTGTTCGGCAGTTTGGGCGCGCTGCTGCAACAGGGCGATCATGTGCTGGCGTCGCGCTCGCTGTTTGGCTCCACCCACCAGATTTTCACAAAAATTTTGCCGAAATGGGGCATCTCTCACACGTATGTAGATGCGGACAAACCGCAGGATTGGGAGAAAAATTTGCAGGAAAACACCAAAATGGTGTTCGCGGAATCGCCTTCCAATCCCGCACTGGAAGTGCTGGATCTGGAATTTATCGGGAAATTTGCCGACGCTAACAACCTTGTTTTTAACGTAGATAACTGCTTCGCAACGCCGGTAATTCAAAATCCGGTGGATTACGGCGCACATCTGGTGACGCACTCAGCTACCAAATTTATCGACGGGCAGGGGCGGGTGCTCGGCGGTGTTGTGGTTGGTAAAAAAGAGCTGATCGCAGAAATACGGTTTTTCGCGCGGCAAACCGGTCCGGCGATGTCCCCGTTTAACGCGTGGGTGCTCTCCAAAAGTTTGGAAACGCTTTCGCTGCGAATGGATCGCCACTGCGCCAGCGCATTCCACATCGCACGGGAACTGGAAGGGCATGCGGAGCTCGATTTCGTGAAATACCCTTTTTTGCCGTCGCATCCGCAGCACGAGCTGGCCCGCAAACAAATGAAGATGGGCGGCGGATTGGTAACGTTTAACGTAAAGGGCGGTTACGAGCGTGCCAAACGTTTTATCGATAACGTGCAGCTCTGTTCGATAACGGCAAATTTGGGCGACTCCCGCACGATTGTAACGCATCCGGCATCCACAACGCACTCAAAATTGAGCGACGCGGAGCGCGAAGCTGTGGGTATTTTTCCAGGGTTAATTCGCGTATCCGTTGGGCTAGAGGATGTTGCGGATATTCTCGCGGACATTCTGCAAGCGTTGGAACAATCAAAATAA
- a CDS encoding OsmC family protein, which yields MKVRINRVDDAFHFEASGASGVSVHIDGSSESGGHDLGARPMELLLMGLGGCSAFDVVSILKKQSQTLKDIRIEVMGDRATNQTPSVFTKIHMHFRLFGELDAAKVKKAITLSVEKYCSAHAMLEKAAEITHSYEIHETVTV from the coding sequence ATGAAAGTCAGAATTAATCGGGTGGATGATGCATTTCACTTTGAGGCAAGCGGCGCATCGGGTGTTTCGGTGCATATCGATGGATCGAGCGAAAGCGGCGGGCACGATTTGGGCGCACGCCCGATGGAATTGCTGCTGATGGGTCTCGGCGGATGCAGCGCGTTCGATGTGGTTTCGATCTTGAAAAAGCAGAGCCAAACGTTGAAAGATATTCGGATTGAGGTTATGGGCGATCGCGCTACAAACCAAACGCCATCGGTGTTCACCAAAATTCACATGCATTTCCGGTTGTTCGGCGAACTGGACGCCGCGAAAGTAAAAAAAGCGATCACGCTTTCCGTGGAAAAATATTGTTCCGCACATGCCATGTTGGAAAAAGCTGCGGAAATCACCCATTCGTATGAAATTCACGAAACGGTGACTGTGTAA
- a CDS encoding PD40 domain-containing protein, producing the protein MVACSGERATKPVPADTYNIAYNVLHDAETDDYEIFVMNADGSGKKNISNWKGVDWVYDAYDDKLFFLSDRDTCYRCYFLYEMDADGNNVRKISDLRLQDCWITLRKNGAELIINPRLDGREIFYIIDRSGNLLDSIAPPFAYMNDPVFSPDGQQIVFRAAKDRPSKERTDLDELYRINADGSGLQQLTHYPKDDTTANWHDYHAGPPRWNAAQNIITYQSKLQGKYSLYAINPDGSGFHKLIKNNNLNEGWHHWSPDGNWLAIEMFDDEQTIFDIYMLNWQSQEITRLTDSDTFEQAPVFVKPAKM; encoded by the coding sequence TTGGTTGCCTGCAGTGGAGAGCGCGCTACAAAACCTGTTCCGGCGGATACCTACAACATCGCTTACAATGTGCTGCACGATGCGGAAACCGACGATTACGAAATTTTTGTGATGAATGCGGATGGCAGCGGCAAAAAGAATATCTCCAACTGGAAAGGCGTGGATTGGGTGTACGATGCGTACGATGACAAGCTGTTTTTCCTCTCCGACCGCGATACTTGCTACCGTTGCTATTTTTTATATGAAATGGACGCCGATGGCAATAACGTGAGAAAAATCAGCGATTTGCGGTTGCAGGATTGCTGGATTACTTTGCGGAAAAACGGCGCGGAATTGATCATCAATCCGCGGCTGGACGGGCGGGAAATTTTTTACATCATCGATCGCAGCGGGAATCTGCTGGATTCGATTGCGCCGCCATTCGCATATATGAACGATCCGGTGTTTTCGCCGGACGGGCAGCAGATCGTGTTTCGCGCCGCAAAAGATCGCCCGTCGAAAGAGCGCACCGATCTCGACGAACTGTATCGCATCAACGCGGACGGCTCGGGTTTGCAGCAGCTTACGCATTATCCAAAAGATGATACAACAGCCAATTGGCACGATTATCACGCCGGACCACCGCGCTGGAACGCGGCGCAAAATATCATCACTTATCAATCGAAGCTGCAAGGAAAATACAGTTTGTATGCAATCAATCCGGATGGAAGCGGATTTCACAAGCTGATTAAAAATAATAATTTAAACGAAGGTTGGCATCACTGGAGCCCGGATGGCAACTGGCTGGCAATCGAAATGTTTGACGACGAACAGACGATTTTTGATATTTATATGCTGAACTGGCAATCGCAGGAAATTACCCGTCTGACAGACAGTGACACATTTGAACAGGCGCCGGTTTTTGTGAAACCGGCAAAAATGTGA
- a CDS encoding DUF1761 domain-containing protein: MENMIINHLAVFAAAISAFVIGGLWYSPALFAKPWMKANGFTEKSLEGANMGKIFGVSFVLTLFMAYNLAFFLGDANTDAMWGLTAGFLAGFGWAAMGLSIVAMFERRPAAYMFINGGYLVVALSVMGLIIGAWR; encoded by the coding sequence ATGGAAAATATGATTATCAATCATTTGGCCGTATTTGCGGCGGCGATTTCGGCATTTGTCATCGGCGGATTATGGTACTCACCCGCGCTGTTTGCCAAACCGTGGATGAAAGCCAACGGCTTTACAGAAAAATCGCTGGAAGGCGCGAATATGGGCAAAATTTTCGGTGTGTCGTTTGTGCTGACGCTATTTATGGCTTACAATCTGGCGTTCTTTTTGGGTGATGCCAACACTGACGCAATGTGGGGATTGACCGCCGGATTTTTAGCCGGTTTCGGCTGGGCGGCGATGGGTTTGTCAATAGTCGCGATGTTCGAGCGACGCCCGGCGGCGTATATGTTTATCAACGGCGGATATTTGGTCGTCGCGCTCAGTGTGATGGGATTGATTATCGGCGCATGGCGGTAA
- a CDS encoding helix-turn-helix transcriptional regulator, with protein MKFQLHLPEPPLSEFIEYFFFYTENQPDHLLERLMPDGAVEMIIDLTEPPKRLYHNDNLDSFDNFRCAWISGMRSRYITIDATGETMIVVRFKPGGAGAFFDFPLSEISDQVIPLDQILGNVICDLRDKLAELPTAEAKFAALSQFFLDRRRERHLLHPAIRFALQIVRSHPASLTVKQLSESCGISQKHFIQQFRRSVGQTPKTYSRIMKFQNVLRQIHAEQTIEWAQVAYACDYYDQSHFISEFKRFSGINPTAYLSHRFSTNGLPREELYLSYLSVHPR; from the coding sequence ATGAAATTTCAGCTGCATTTGCCCGAACCGCCGCTGTCGGAATTTATCGAATATTTCTTTTTTTACACAGAAAACCAGCCCGATCACCTGCTGGAACGGCTGATGCCGGACGGCGCTGTGGAAATGATTATCGATTTGACGGAGCCGCCGAAACGGTTGTATCACAACGATAATCTGGATAGTTTCGACAATTTCCGCTGCGCGTGGATTTCCGGGATGCGCAGCCGCTACATTACCATCGACGCTACCGGCGAAACGATGATTGTGGTGCGATTTAAGCCGGGCGGCGCGGGCGCGTTTTTCGATTTTCCGCTCAGCGAAATTTCCGATCAGGTGATTCCGCTGGACCAGATTTTGGGCAACGTCATTTGCGATTTGCGCGATAAACTGGCGGAGTTGCCCACTGCCGAAGCCAAATTTGCGGCGCTTTCGCAATTTTTTCTCGATCGCCGGCGGGAGCGTCATTTGCTGCATCCGGCAATCCGTTTTGCATTGCAGATTGTGCGCAGTCATCCGGCCTCTCTCACCGTGAAACAGCTCTCCGAAAGCTGCGGTATCAGCCAGAAACATTTTATCCAGCAGTTCCGGCGCAGTGTCGGCCAAACCCCGAAAACCTATTCGCGAATTATGAAATTCCAGAATGTGCTCCGGCAAATCCATGCCGAACAAACCATCGAATGGGCGCAGGTCGCCTACGCCTGCGATTATTACGACCAATCCCATTTTATCAGCGAATTCAAGCGGTTTTCCGGAATCAATCCGACCGCCTATTTATCCCACCGTTTTTCTACCAACGGATTGCCCCGCGAGGAATTGTATCTCAGCTATCTTTCGGTTCATCCGAGGTAA
- a CDS encoding ABC transporter ATP-binding protein, translating into MSTSPTVEVRNISKSYGSTLAVDSLSFSAFRGEVFGLLGPNGAGKTTTLEMIEGLRQPDAGEIFINGMNVRTDLAKVKEVIGVQLQATSLYDKIKVGEALSLYGGYYRKQRSTTELLELVALEDKRNDYHKNLSGGQKQRLALALTLVNDPQVVFLDEPTTGLDPQARRNLWDIINVMRSDDKTVILTTHYMEEAEQLCDRIAIMDHGKVIAEGTTGKLIEEMKVDNCIEFQEIAELPADLLSALPAVTRVQQRGGNVEVFSKHPQSTLVGLLETAENKQVNINDLHIRRPTLEDVFLELTGRRLRE; encoded by the coding sequence ATGTCAACATCACCCACCGTAGAAGTTCGAAATATCAGCAAATCTTATGGCAGCACGCTTGCGGTTGACTCGCTCAGTTTTTCCGCATTTCGCGGCGAAGTGTTCGGGCTGTTGGGACCCAACGGCGCCGGAAAAACCACAACGCTGGAGATGATCGAAGGATTGCGCCAGCCGGATGCCGGCGAAATTTTCATCAACGGAATGAATGTGCGCACCGATCTCGCCAAGGTGAAAGAAGTGATCGGCGTGCAGTTGCAGGCGACTTCGCTGTATGACAAAATCAAGGTTGGCGAAGCGCTTTCGCTGTATGGCGGCTATTATCGCAAACAGCGCTCAACAACCGAGCTACTGGAACTGGTTGCGCTGGAAGACAAACGCAACGATTACCACAAAAATTTGTCCGGCGGGCAAAAGCAGCGGTTGGCGCTGGCGCTTACACTGGTGAACGATCCGCAGGTGGTTTTTCTGGATGAACCGACCACCGGACTCGATCCGCAGGCGCGCCGCAATTTGTGGGACATCATCAACGTGATGCGTTCGGATGACAAAACCGTTATTTTGACAACGCATTACATGGAAGAAGCCGAACAGTTGTGCGACCGCATCGCCATTATGGATCACGGCAAAGTGATTGCAGAAGGCACCACCGGCAAACTTATCGAAGAAATGAAGGTGGACAACTGCATCGAATTTCAGGAAATTGCAGAATTACCGGCGGATTTGCTTTCCGCATTGCCGGCGGTAACGCGGGTGCAGCAGCGCGGCGGCAATGTGGAAGTGTTTTCGAAACACCCGCAATCAACGCTGGTGGGTTTGCTGGAAACCGCTGAGAATAAACAAGTTAACATAAACGACTTGCACATTCGCCGCCCAACGCTCGAGGATGTATTTCTGGAGCTGACCGGTCGGCGGCTGCGCGAATAA
- a CDS encoding ABC transporter permease, giving the protein MNRYLKMLMGQLGIETKLFLRDRASVFWTYFFPILLILLFGFVFNQPDSIRLGVAFVDYDNSNASRNLMMELMRVEVLDLTPMESAEMYVSLQNSEKSFAIVVPEGYGKSVAAESPVSLQALYNPDQQQVVQIVTPILQQMIDRVNWQLIDREPLITIEPQPVRPVRQDYSYISFLVPGLIGFSLMATCLFSIGVVVVSYREKGKLRRLAITPLPKAIFIAGQILTRYFVVLAQALLLLAIAVFMFDVSIVGSLWQFFVALSIGMFAFISLGYAIASVAKTPESASGIANSLFLPMTFLSGVYFSPESLPEYLQPLVAVLPLTHLVTTIRGIFSHGESIIFYWPQLIILTGWLIVCFLFSVRNFRWE; this is encoded by the coding sequence ATGAATCGATATTTAAAAATGCTGATGGGGCAGCTTGGCATCGAAACCAAACTGTTTTTGCGGGACCGGGCATCTGTTTTCTGGACATATTTTTTTCCGATTTTGCTGATTTTGCTGTTCGGATTTGTGTTCAACCAACCGGATTCGATACGGCTGGGCGTTGCATTTGTGGATTACGATAACAGCAACGCATCCCGTAACCTGATGATGGAATTGATGCGGGTTGAGGTGCTGGACCTCACGCCGATGGAATCGGCGGAAATGTATGTGTCACTGCAAAACAGCGAAAAAAGTTTCGCGATTGTGGTGCCGGAAGGTTACGGAAAAAGCGTTGCGGCAGAATCGCCGGTTTCGCTGCAGGCGTTGTATAATCCCGATCAGCAGCAGGTGGTGCAAATTGTAACACCCATTTTGCAACAGATGATCGACCGGGTAAACTGGCAGCTCATCGACCGGGAACCGCTGATCACCATCGAGCCGCAACCGGTGCGGCCGGTGCGGCAGGATTACAGCTATATCAGCTTTCTGGTGCCGGGATTAATCGGTTTCAGCCTGATGGCAACCTGCCTTTTTTCCATTGGCGTGGTGGTTGTCAGCTATCGCGAAAAAGGCAAATTGCGCCGTTTGGCAATTACGCCACTGCCAAAAGCTATTTTTATAGCGGGACAAATTCTCACCCGATATTTTGTGGTTTTGGCACAGGCGCTGCTGCTGTTGGCGATCGCTGTTTTTATGTTTGATGTGAGTATTGTGGGCAGTTTGTGGCAGTTTTTTGTGGCGCTGTCGATCGGCATGTTTGCGTTTATCTCGCTCGGATACGCCATTGCCAGCGTTGCCAAAACGCCGGAAAGCGCGTCCGGCATCGCCAATTCGCTGTTCCTGCCAATGACGTTTTTGAGCGGCGTCTATTTTTCGCCGGAAAGTTTGCCGGAATACCTGCAACCGTTGGTGGCCGTTCTGCCGTTAACCCATTTGGTGACAACCATTCGCGGTATTTTCAGCCACGGCGAATCGATTATTTTTTACTGGCCGCAACTTATTATTCTCACGGGTTGGCTGATTGTCTGCTTCCTGTTTTCCGTACGGAATTTCCGGTGGGAGTGA
- a CDS encoding choice-of-anchor B family protein: protein MKAMRLFFVMIITCLFGNAGIFAQTSYQLDFVGSMTFPADPSGCGSADTTGGTDVWGYTAPDGSEYAIMGVRDGIAVVKVPEMELIDLIDGPSSFDCYYHRDIKTYGHYAFAVAEMYGPREGLMILDLQYLPDSVRYVRSYTALGETISHNLTIDEATGFAYLCSNNDAGVRVVDINDPENPVDVFKFNVGRAHDVYARNDTLIISEGSQGKFSIWDMSVKNIPVRLVRFGPPNAGYAHNAWLTDDGKYLMTTEETIGKTLKMWDIQDLGNISLLGQYLGASNIAHNTHIMGNLAFVSHYKSGVSVVDISDPNAPAEVAVYDTYPLNDNTGFEGNWGVFPYTQNGYVYASDMNGKLTVLKLQITTGIGDQPEVLPSQIELTQNFPNPFNPATQIQIRLPEMQEISLKIYDLQGRLVTSLSDGIYPAGSHSFIWNGRNNYGESVASGVYVYTLQAGNAVFSKKMVLVE, encoded by the coding sequence ATGAAAGCAATGCGATTATTTTTCGTAATGATTATAACTTGTCTGTTCGGAAATGCAGGCATTTTCGCCCAAACCAGCTACCAACTGGATTTTGTCGGATCGATGACATTTCCGGCCGATCCCTCCGGTTGCGGCAGCGCAGACACCACCGGTGGCACCGATGTGTGGGGCTACACCGCGCCAGACGGTTCGGAATACGCCATCATGGGCGTTCGCGACGGCATCGCTGTTGTGAAAGTGCCGGAAATGGAATTGATCGATCTCATCGACGGTCCGAGCAGTTTCGATTGCTATTATCATCGCGACATCAAAACTTACGGGCATTACGCTTTTGCGGTCGCAGAAATGTATGGCCCGCGGGAAGGGTTGATGATTCTCGATCTGCAATATCTGCCGGACAGTGTGCGATATGTGCGCAGCTACACCGCGCTCGGCGAAACGATTTCGCACAATCTGACCATCGATGAAGCAACCGGTTTTGCCTATTTGTGCAGCAACAACGACGCGGGTGTGCGGGTGGTGGATATCAACGATCCGGAAAATCCGGTGGATGTGTTCAAATTTAATGTGGGACGCGCCCACGATGTGTATGCCCGGAACGATACGCTGATCATCTCCGAAGGCAGTCAGGGCAAATTCTCGATTTGGGATATGAGCGTCAAAAATATTCCGGTGCGGCTGGTGCGTTTCGGTCCGCCGAATGCCGGATATGCCCACAACGCCTGGCTCACCGATGACGGAAAATACTTGATGACCACCGAAGAAACCATCGGTAAAACGTTGAAAATGTGGGACATACAGGATCTCGGGAATATCTCGCTGTTGGGGCAATATCTGGGTGCGAGCAACATCGCGCACAACACGCACATCATGGGAAATCTGGCGTTTGTGTCGCATTACAAATCGGGCGTTTCGGTGGTGGATATCAGCGATCCGAATGCACCGGCGGAAGTTGCTGTTTACGATACTTATCCGCTGAACGACAACACCGGTTTTGAGGGCAATTGGGGCGTTTTTCCCTATACCCAAAACGGCTATGTGTACGCCAGCGATATGAACGGAAAATTGACAGTACTGAAATTGCAGATCACCACCGGCATTGGCGATCAACCAGAAGTGCTGCCCTCACAAATTGAACTGACCCAAAACTTCCCGAATCCGTTTAACCCCGCGACTCAAATTCAAATCCGGCTGCCGGAAATGCAGGAAATTTCGCTGAAAATTTATGATTTGCAGGGGCGATTGGTGACATCGCTGTCCGATGGCATTTATCCGGCGGGGAGCCATTCCTTTATCTGGAACGGGCGGAATAATTATGGCGAGAGCGTTGCTTCCGGCGTGTATGTGTACACATTGCAGGCGGGAAATGCGGTGTTCAGCAAAAAAATGGTGTTGGTGGAATAA
- the nei gene encoding endonuclease VIII encodes MPEGPEIKIAADKIAAAISGCEVQEIFFAFEHLKPFEAQFSGQIIRAVEPRGKALLIRFPDGWNIYSHNQLYGKWIIRNAHDFPQTKRQLRLAIHNHKKSALLYSASDIEVLHDEELADHPFLRKLGPDVLDPQTTIDDVLARYRDNRFRGKKLTTLLLDQGFLAGLGNYLRTEIMHIAGVHPAKRPADCDEKTLEKLAQASLELARRSYQTNGITNDAERVAKLKSVGQTRHDYRFFVFDRAGKPCYTCGALIEKTMQGSRRFYHCPECQSI; translated from the coding sequence ATGCCCGAAGGCCCCGAAATAAAAATTGCTGCCGATAAAATTGCCGCCGCGATTAGCGGGTGCGAAGTGCAGGAAATATTTTTCGCATTCGAACACCTTAAACCGTTTGAGGCGCAATTTTCCGGACAAATTATTCGTGCCGTTGAGCCGCGCGGAAAAGCGTTGCTCATCCGATTTCCGGATGGCTGGAATATTTACAGCCACAATCAATTGTATGGCAAATGGATCATTCGCAACGCACACGATTTTCCGCAAACCAAACGGCAACTGCGGCTGGCGATTCACAATCACAAAAAATCGGCGTTGCTGTATAGCGCTTCGGATATCGAAGTGCTCCACGATGAGGAATTGGCGGATCACCCGTTTTTGCGAAAACTCGGCCCGGACGTGCTCGATCCGCAAACAACGATTGACGACGTGCTAGCGCGCTACCGCGATAACCGTTTTCGCGGAAAAAAATTGACCACGCTGCTGCTCGATCAGGGATTTTTGGCAGGATTGGGCAATTATTTACGAACGGAAATTATGCACATCGCCGGTGTTCATCCAGCCAAACGTCCGGCGGATTGCGACGAAAAAACGCTGGAAAAACTGGCGCAAGCCTCGCTGGAACTGGCGCGACGCTCGTATCAGACCAACGGTATCACCAATGATGCGGAACGGGTTGCGAAACTGAAATCTGTCGGGCAAACCCGTCACGACTACCGTTTTTTCGTGTTCGATCGCGCCGGAAAACCGTGTTACACCTGCGGCGCACTTATCGAAAAAACCATGCAGGGCAGCCGTCGGTTTTATCATTGCCCGGAATGTCAATCGATATAA
- a CDS encoding nitroreductase family protein, whose amino-acid sequence MKSNSQIPYSQFREYPPEEMLRRSQAFYEDIRRRRTVRDFSDRPVAREVIEQCLLAAGTAPNGANRQPWHFVAISNSAVKREIRIAAEKEEHEFYHGRATEEWLDALTPFGTDEHKPFLETAPYLIAIFAESYEIAPDGEKIKNYYVTESVGIATGFLIAALHNAGLATLTHTPSPMKFLNEILDRPSQERPFLLLVVGYPADNATVPDIAKKPLQSIASFVE is encoded by the coding sequence ATGAAATCAAATTCGCAAATTCCATATTCGCAATTCCGGGAGTATCCGCCGGAGGAAATGCTGCGCCGGTCGCAGGCATTTTACGAAGATATTCGTCGCCGGCGAACGGTGCGCGATTTTTCGGATCGTCCGGTTGCGCGAGAAGTTATCGAGCAATGTTTGCTGGCAGCGGGCACCGCGCCAAACGGTGCCAATCGTCAGCCGTGGCATTTTGTGGCGATCAGCAATTCGGCTGTAAAGCGGGAAATCCGCATTGCTGCGGAAAAAGAGGAGCACGAATTTTATCACGGTCGCGCCACCGAAGAATGGCTGGATGCGCTCACGCCTTTTGGCACAGACGAGCACAAACCGTTTCTGGAAACTGCGCCGTATCTCATCGCAATTTTTGCGGAAAGCTACGAAATTGCGCCGGATGGAGAAAAAATCAAAAATTATTACGTCACGGAATCAGTGGGAATTGCTACCGGATTTTTGATCGCCGCGCTGCACAACGCCGGACTGGCGACGCTCACCCACACACCCAGCCCCATGAAATTTTTGAACGAAATTTTGGATCGCCCGTCGCAGGAGCGCCCGTTTTTGTTGTTGGTGGTCGGCTATCCCGCGGATAACGCAACCGTGCCGGATATCGCTAAAAAACCGCTGCAATCGATTGCCTCATTTGTCGAATGA